Proteins from a genomic interval of Thermoanaerobaculia bacterium:
- a CDS encoding DUF885 domain-containing protein, with amino-acid sequence MGFAFSLLVAADALAVDPALVALAAKIERFPATRGNGSESARLGELFELSWEARMREMPDLAAAIGYRGVDDRLPDFSAEALALGHRLSRLELAALESIDRGRLSPVERLNDDLARRRLALEVEGERFGSLDPWRNDWLLVDRMNDRISGALGLVGQTPARTAADFENALTRLRAFPRVVDEGIGRLTEGLARGITPPRVTLRDVPERVGSLVPADAWQSPALEPFRHLPGSIPAAERDRIRNEAKTIFERGVAPALRRYRDFLERTYVPGARESIAMSAMPGGGDWYAWLLRYYTTTGLSPAEIHRLGLAEVARIRREMDAVIRETGFAGDFRSFSTFLRSDRRFFYEKPEDLVSGYRDIAKRIDPELLRLFRRLPRLPYGVRAMDEAEAGTAPSAYYDNGSLAAGKPGWLLVNTTALASRPKWEMEALTLHEAVPGHHLAYALAEETGGLPEWRKWDVYPAFSEGWALYAEGLGEEIGIYRDPYSRFGRLNLEVWRAIRLVVDTGLQTMGWTRAQAIAYCRDNSARSDTDVAQEVDRYIVQPGSAPAYKIGERKIRDLRALAERELGPGFDVRDFHDALLGGGQLPLDLLEKRIREWIAARKGGSASFGP; translated from the coding sequence GTGGGCTTCGCCTTCTCTCTGCTCGTCGCGGCGGACGCGCTCGCGGTCGATCCCGCGCTCGTCGCACTCGCGGCGAAGATCGAGCGGTTTCCCGCGACGCGCGGAAACGGCTCGGAGAGCGCGAGGCTCGGGGAGCTCTTCGAGCTCTCGTGGGAAGCGCGCATGCGGGAGATGCCCGATCTCGCGGCGGCGATCGGCTACCGCGGCGTCGACGACCGGCTCCCCGATTTCTCCGCCGAGGCGCTCGCTCTCGGCCATCGTCTCTCCCGTCTCGAGCTCGCGGCGCTCGAGTCCATCGATCGCGGGCGGCTCTCCCCGGTGGAGCGGCTCAACGACGATCTCGCGCGTCGCCGGCTCGCTCTCGAGGTCGAAGGGGAGAGGTTCGGGAGCCTCGATCCGTGGCGAAACGACTGGCTGCTCGTCGACCGGATGAACGACCGGATCTCCGGCGCGCTGGGCCTCGTCGGGCAGACGCCGGCTCGAACGGCGGCCGACTTCGAGAACGCGCTCACGCGCCTGCGCGCCTTCCCGCGGGTCGTCGACGAGGGAATCGGGAGGCTCACCGAAGGACTCGCGCGCGGCATCACTCCCCCGCGCGTCACGCTCCGGGACGTCCCCGAGCGGGTCGGCTCCCTCGTCCCCGCAGACGCGTGGCAGAGTCCGGCCCTGGAGCCGTTCCGGCACCTCCCCGGCTCGATTCCGGCGGCCGAGCGCGACCGGATACGGAACGAAGCGAAGACGATCTTCGAACGCGGCGTCGCGCCCGCTTTGCGCCGCTATCGGGACTTCCTCGAGCGGACGTACGTGCCGGGCGCCCGCGAGTCGATCGCGATGAGCGCGATGCCCGGCGGGGGCGACTGGTATGCGTGGCTTCTCCGGTACTACACGACGACCGGGCTGTCGCCCGCCGAGATCCACCGGCTCGGCCTCGCCGAGGTCGCCCGGATCCGTCGGGAAATGGACGCCGTGATCCGCGAAACCGGCTTCGCCGGCGATTTCCGTTCGTTCTCGACGTTCCTGCGGAGCGACCGCCGTTTCTTCTACGAGAAGCCCGAGGACCTCGTCTCCGGCTACCGCGACATCGCCAAGCGGATCGATCCGGAGCTGCTGCGGCTCTTCCGCCGGCTGCCGCGGCTTCCGTACGGCGTTCGGGCGATGGACGAGGCGGAAGCCGGTACCGCTCCCAGCGCCTATTACGACAACGGCTCGCTCGCGGCGGGGAAACCCGGCTGGCTCCTCGTGAACACGACCGCCCTCGCTTCGCGGCCGAAGTGGGAGATGGAGGCGCTGACGCTCCACGAGGCGGTGCCCGGCCACCACCTCGCTTACGCGCTTGCGGAGGAAACCGGCGGCCTTCCCGAGTGGCGGAAGTGGGACGTGTATCCCGCGTTCTCGGAGGGATGGGCGCTGTACGCCGAAGGTCTGGGTGAGGAGATCGGCATCTATCGGGACCCGTATTCGCGGTTCGGCCGGTTGAATCTCGAGGTCTGGCGGGCGATCCGGCTCGTCGTCGACACGGGCCTGCAGACGATGGGTTGGACGCGGGCACAGGCGATCGCGTACTGCCGCGACAACTCCGCGCGGAGCGACACCGACGTCGCGCAGGAGGTCGACCGGTACATCGTCCAGCCGGGGAGCGCGCCCGCCTACAAGATCGGAGAGAGGAAGATCCGGGATCTCCGGGCTCTCGCGGAGCGGGAGCTCGGCCCGGGCTTCGACGTGCGCGATTTCCACGACGCGCTGCTCGGGGGCGGGCAGCTCCCGCTCGACCTGCTCGAGAAGCGGATCCGCGAATGGATTGCCGCACGCAAGGGCGGCTCGGCGAGCTTCGGACCGTGA
- a CDS encoding sigma-70 family RNA polymerase sigma factor, which yields MTEQDRRISEIVAEERSRLRHFIRKRVPNEADAEDLLQDVLSALVEANRLLMPIEHVTAWLFRVARNRITDLFRRKKAEIFTDTAGEDENGEPLRIEDLLPSPDAGPEALYLRSVLFDELVLALDELPDEQREVFVAHELEGRSFKELSAESGVNVNTLLSRKRYAVLRLRERLRSIHDELTKN from the coding sequence ATGACCGAGCAAGACCGTCGAATCTCCGAGATCGTCGCGGAAGAGCGGTCCCGGCTGCGCCATTTCATCCGCAAACGGGTTCCAAACGAGGCCGACGCGGAAGACCTGCTCCAGGACGTCCTCTCCGCCCTCGTCGAAGCCAACCGGCTGCTGATGCCGATCGAGCACGTGACCGCCTGGCTCTTTCGCGTGGCGCGCAACCGGATCACGGACCTCTTCCGCCGGAAAAAGGCGGAGATCTTCACCGACACGGCTGGGGAGGACGAGAACGGCGAGCCGCTGCGGATCGAAGATCTCCTGCCCTCGCCCGATGCCGGGCCGGAGGCGCTCTACCTGAGGAGCGTGCTCTTCGACGAGCTGGTGCTCGCGCTCGACGAGCTGCCCGACGAGCAGCGCGAAGTGTTCGTCGCCCACGAGCTGGAGGGTCGGAGCTTCAAGGAGCTCTCGGCGGAGAGCGGCGTCAACGTCAATACGCTGCTCTCGCGCAAGCGCTATGCGGTGCTTCGTCTGCGAGAGCGATTGCGCAGCATTCACGACGAGTTGACGAAGAATTGA